Genomic window (Bacillus pumilus):
TCCAGTCATAGAAATCAGGCGTTTTTCGATCGACCCACCAGCCCCAAAACACAGCAAGAACCACAAATATGCCGCCATATGCCGCATAAACCCGTCCAAAGGCGGGGAACTGCTGGAAGGTAGGGATGACCCCATAAGCGACGAGGATGAGGCTGCCAGCGATCCCAAAGCTGACAGGTTTGGCTTCACGCAGCCAAAGCCACACAAGATAGCCGCCGCCAATTTCTGCTATTCCTGCTAATAAAAAAAGAACGATCGTCAACATCATGTAAGGACACTCCAATTCGATTCATTGTCTTCTATTATGACATGCTGAAAAAATGCGTGCTACTTCATTTACATTGTGAGGGAAAGGAGAGTTTGCTAAAATCAACTGAACAGAGAATGGAAACACATGGATTCTTGACTTTTTGGATATAGGTGATCCAAATGATCTTTCCTTTCGTATAGTAAGTACATTCTCATGGGAGCACACTTCCTTTTTCGGCGCTCTTTTTTTCTCCTTGGAAAAAGAGTAAAGTACAAAGTAGGCTTATTTCAGCAAATCGAGTGATAAGCAATACGTGAAGGATTTCATGATGAATGCAGCATGCTCTTTCTCATGAAAAAGGGAGGAGATGACCATGGATACACTGAAAGATTCTGAGCTATATCACAAGATCAAATTTGATCGTCATAAGCCTTCGCTTGAAGTGCTGTATGATCGTTATGAACGTGTGTTATATTCGTTTATTTATAAAATGACTGGAAGCCGTGAGCTTGCGGAGGAAGTGCTTCAAGAAGTCTTTATCAAGCTCTGGCGCGGCATAGGAGAATACCATACGGATAAAGGGAAATTCTCCTCGTGGTTATTCATGATGTCACGGAACACAGCCATTGATCTCCTAAGAAAGCACCGGAACGAAACGGCACTTGAAGATGAGCATATTGAATATTTAGCTGATCATCAAGAAGATGTATCAAAGGAAGTCGAATGGAACGAGGAAAAACAAATCATACGTGAAGCAGTATCTACACTGTCAAAAGAACAGCAAACCATCATAGAAGATGTCTATTTTAAAGGAATGACACAAAAAAGCATTGCAGAAAAGCTAGGCATCCCCATTGGAACGGTGAAGGGAAGGGTTCGATTGTCATTGAAGCACTTACGGACGAGACTGTCTCGCGGAGGAAAGGAGGAAGAGGCATGACTCAGTGTAAACATCAAGTGATTGATTATTTCAACGGGCATTTACAAGGAGAAGAAAAAGCGCAATTTGAAGAGCACATCAAGCACTGTTCAGCTTGCAAAGAAGAGCTTGAAGAATTGACATCGCTCATGTCTGACATTCCATTTCTAGCAGATGACCAAGCACCTCCGGCAGGGATGAAGGGCCGCATTTTATCCCAGGTGTTTGAAGAAGAGACATCAGAGACCGTCGAAGAAAAGAATGACCAGAAGAAAGAGCTCAAGGTCGCACGTGAACCAAATGAGGTCAGACCGATGCAAAAGAAACGAAAGCAATGGCTGTTGCCGCTTGTTGCCGCACTGCTTCTCATTTCAGCAGCTGGAAACGTGTATTTCTTAACAAATGGAAAAGAACAAGCGGAAGAACCTGTAAGGGTTGTTGCGACAAAATCACTGACATCAGCCGAATCACCAAAAACAGCAGGTGCTTTTTCAGTGATTGAGCATAACGGCAAAAAAGAACTAGTTGTGAGTGCAGACGGATTAAAGGGTCAGCTTGATTCATCTGCTGTTTATCAAGTATGGCTCATTAAAGGAGATCAGCCCGTGCCAGCTGGTGCCTTTAAAACAGATAACAAAGGAGAAGGAACTGTCACCTATGCGTTATCTGAAAAAGAAGCGAGCGAATCATGGGATACCGTGGCAGTCACCCTTGAACCAAAAAAGGATAACAAGCTGCCGCAAGGACCTGTCGTACTAAGCGCTGCATTTTAAATATGATTCAGGAAGGATGCCTTTTGGCATCCTCAGATTGTAGAGAAACTCATGTTTTTCTACAATCTTTTTTATTTTTAGCGTAAGTATGATGGATGAAAATTAATGAAAAAGGCTTCCCACACACCTAGCCTAGCTTCGCTAGGTGTGTGGCAATCTTTTTCATGTTCTGGCACGCAGCTGTGAGGAGAACTTGCTCACTCACGTTTTGTTTTCCCCTCAACCGGCAGTAGCGAAGCCCATGCAGTTGTTTTGAATCTGCAAAGCTTCGCTCTATTTTTTCTTTTCTTTTTTTATATAGCTCTTTTCCAGAGACAGTTAACCGATTCTGTCTGATCTTTTCTTTATGTTCTTCCCATATGTGTCTTGAGATGACCTTTTGATGATTTTTCGACCTTGTGCATCTTTCAAGGAAAGGACACGATGCACATTTTTTAGGATCTGATTTGTAGAATCGATAACCTTTTCGATCAGTTGTCGTATATAAAAGCTTCTCACCCTGTGGGCATATGTAATGATCATGTTCAGAATCATACTGAAATTTCCACTTCTCAAATAACCCTCTTGTTGGATGAAAACGTCTATGGGCAATGACACCAAAAACATGTCGATCAGATAAACCTTTACAGATTGGTGTTGTCAAATAACCTGAATCAAGCGCAACAGCTTCTACTTGAAAACCAAATCGTGCGATTTGGTGATCTAATCGATCAAGATACGGGACAGAATCATGGACATTTCCAGGTGTGACATGAGCATCAGTGATGATATTGTACTTCATATCCGTTGTACGATGATCTAGATAGAAAAAGCCTTCTGGCTTGTTTTCGCGATATAGATAGCCACTTTCAGGATCAGTCATACTTTGACGAATGTCTTTTTCTGTTTTCACCTCCTCTTTTACCTTTAAGAGCTTTTTTCCATGTGCCACCCGATCTTCTTGGACTGCTTCTTCTAAATCATTGATATAGTTCTGGGTATCTTGTTCAATCGTTTTTCTCGTATATTTATGTTTATTAGCATTGGCTTTAAGATGAGTTGAATCAGTAAAAAGAACGCGACCTCCTACCATATCATGATTGATAGCTTGAAGCACAATCTCATCGAAAATGTCTTGAAAAATCGTTGTATTTTTAAATCGAGTACGACGATTCCAACTAATAGTGGAGTGATGGGGAACGGGATCATTGATGTTCAAACCTAAAAACCATCTATACGCCATGTTATAGTAAATTTCTTTTTCGAGTTGTCTTTCAGAACGGATACCGTACAGGTATCCGATAAACATCATTTTGAACAAAATAAGCGGATCAAGAGAAGGACGACCTTTATTTTCACTATAATAGGGTTTTACTTTATCTACGATAAATGAAAAATCAATGTATTGATCAATTTTACGAAGCAGGTGATCCTCTTCGACCAGTTGATCTAGCAATACAAATTCGGCTTCGTGCTGAGAAGAATTTCTAGTGTGGAACATGAGAAAAAACACCTTCCTTAAGTGGGTTTTTCTCTATTATAAAATGAGGAGATGGAAAGTTTAAGGGGAAAAATAAAGCTGTCGAGATTTTCTCGACAGCCTGAGGATGCCTTTTGGCATCCTTTTTTGATAGTCAGAGGGAACTTTTTGACAGATAAGGCGTAGTACATATGGAGGTGAAACAGATGAAACCATACATAGAAAAAGAACTATTTCTCTTATCAGTGAGACACGCTTGTGTTGCCATATATTTTCTTGTCATCCCATTTTTGATCCCATTCTTTTATCGCCCATCGTTTTTATTCATTACGCTCA
Coding sequences:
- a CDS encoding YnfA family protein, which encodes MMLTIVLFLLAGIAEIGGGYLVWLWLREAKPVSFGIAGSLILVAYGVIPTFQQFPAFGRVYAAYGGIFVVLAVFWGWWVDRKTPDFYDWMGALICLAGVSVMLFAPRN
- a CDS encoding RNA polymerase sigma factor, which codes for MDTLKDSELYHKIKFDRHKPSLEVLYDRYERVLYSFIYKMTGSRELAEEVLQEVFIKLWRGIGEYHTDKGKFSSWLFMMSRNTAIDLLRKHRNETALEDEHIEYLADHQEDVSKEVEWNEEKQIIREAVSTLSKEQQTIIEDVYFKGMTQKSIAEKLGIPIGTVKGRVRLSLKHLRTRLSRGGKEEEA
- a CDS encoding anti-sigma factor: MTQCKHQVIDYFNGHLQGEEKAQFEEHIKHCSACKEELEELTSLMSDIPFLADDQAPPAGMKGRILSQVFEEETSETVEEKNDQKKELKVAREPNEVRPMQKKRKQWLLPLVAALLLISAAGNVYFLTNGKEQAEEPVRVVATKSLTSAESPKTAGAFSVIEHNGKKELVVSADGLKGQLDSSAVYQVWLIKGDQPVPAGAFKTDNKGEGTVTYALSEKEASESWDTVAVTLEPKKDNKLPQGPVVLSAAF
- a CDS encoding IS1182 family transposase; this encodes MFHTRNSSQHEAEFVLLDQLVEEDHLLRKIDQYIDFSFIVDKVKPYYSENKGRPSLDPLILFKMMFIGYLYGIRSERQLEKEIYYNMAYRWFLGLNINDPVPHHSTISWNRRTRFKNTTIFQDIFDEIVLQAINHDMVGGRVLFTDSTHLKANANKHKYTRKTIEQDTQNYINDLEEAVQEDRVAHGKKLLKVKEEVKTEKDIRQSMTDPESGYLYRENKPEGFFYLDHRTTDMKYNIITDAHVTPGNVHDSVPYLDRLDHQIARFGFQVEAVALDSGYLTTPICKGLSDRHVFGVIAHRRFHPTRGLFEKWKFQYDSEHDHYICPQGEKLLYTTTDRKGYRFYKSDPKKCASCPFLERCTRSKNHQKVISRHIWEEHKEKIRQNRLTVSGKELYKKRKEKIERSFADSKQLHGLRYCRLRGKQNVSEQVLLTAACQNMKKIATHLAKLG